Within Dysgonomonas sp. HDW5A, the genomic segment GCATTCCAGCTCTTTACTACAACAGAGCAAATACCTACAATAAACTTGGTGAATATCAAAAAGCTATAATCGACTACAAAAAGGCAATTACGCTGGATCCCGACAATGCTGATTATCATTGTAATTTAGGATATACCTACGACGATTTGGGTATGTACGAGGAAGCTGTTGATAATTACAATAAAGCAATCGAAATAAATCCGTATAATACAATCAACTTAAGTTGCAGAGCCGCAGCCTATGTCAATATTAAAGAATTTGAAAAGGCAATTAACGACTATAATCAAGCTATAGAGCTTGACCCTTTCGATCCGCAATTGTTTTTTAACAGAGGACTAGCTCTAGCCAATAGTGGACAAATAAATGATGCTATCAAAGATTTTGAAGAGTGTCTTGCGATTGACCCGCAGAATCACTTTGGACAGAAAGGTCTGGCAGTATTAGCTCTCGAAAAATTACGTCCCATTTGATTAGACTACTTCAATTTTCTCTTCATTCTTCAAGTTGTTCTTTCGCTTTAGAGTCTATCACTCGAAGTATTCAGATACTGATTGAAGTAACAGCTCAGGCAATTCAAATAATACTTTTTGATTATGCTTGTTACGTAATTTTCAGAATTAGTTTTCCTTTGGTGCTGCCTTATAATATAAGGATGAGTTTTCTATATAGATAAAAAACTCATCCTTAACTCAGAAATCCATTATGTTCGTAGTATTTATATGAAGTAAGGTCGTCTTAAATATATTTATAGCTATTATACCAGCTAAACTGCGACCTTAATTCTTTTTTAGAGTAACGAGTATTACACCGTCTTTAGCTCTTTCTCCGTATGATTCAATAGCCTTATCTCCTTTCAGAACTTCTATACGTTCTATTTTATCAGGGCTTAATGCTTGAAGGATCTCGCCTGTTGCCTCCTTACCATTTATAAAGACTATAGGTTTACCCGCTTTAATATTTGTCATTTTAAAACCCTCATCGTTATCAGAAGAAATTACAGATAATCCGTTCTTGTCTTCATTTACAGATATAGTGTTCGTACCGGACTGTCCTTGATCTGATGCTACAGGGTCACTAATATTTATCATTATCGGAACGGATACAGAAGCCCCTTTTTTAGTTGTAATTACGATTACCCCATTTTCGCCTTTGCTCCCATATGCCGCTATTGCAGACTTGTCTTTAAGCACTGAGACTGATTCTATATTTTTAGAGTCAAGCCCTTTCATTCCTGAAACTGACGATTCTTTACCGTCAATAATATAGAGGGCTTTATTCGCATCGGAATTATTATTAATATGGTCGGCTGCAAATCCAATAACCTTTACTGAATCCCGGGCAAAGACAGATGACACATTATCAGAGTTCTCTCCAGTAGATTTAAATATAAAACGAGGTGTTGCCGAAGCCCAGAAGAATAATCCAAAAGAAGGGATAAGAGCCAGCACAGCTGCTCTTCTCCAAGGTGAAGTTTTTTCTTTCTTAATCATAAATAAACGATTTAATTGGTTTGGATAAGTAAATGAATTAGAGAAAGAAAACACCGGGCCCTGAAATCTTTGATTGATAAGTGCAGCCTGATATATGGCAGGAGAAATACCCGCATCTATTACCGCTTTATCAGCTAAGAATTCGTGATTCTCTTTCTGTGAAGACACGTATAACCACATCAAGGGATTGAACCATTGCAGTAATAGTGCACATTCGCTGCATAATAGATCTATCCAATGTTTTTGAGATATGTGAGTTATTTCATGTTTTAATATTACGTCTTTTTCAATTTCACTCATATTCATTGTATTGATAGCAATGCAATTGAGTACTGTAAAAGGTGATTTTATCAGAGGGCTGTCTACCACTTTGTAGTAATCGGTTTTAGTTTGTATTCCGGATTTTATTAATCGAATTATTTTCCGGTATGATGTCAGATTACGTAACAATTGTATTATAATGCCGGTTATGTAAACAACGGACAAAAGAAACCATATATTTATTTCTGCCGTTTCTTCCACGAGGGGTATTGATGGATCAGAAAGTGAAGACACAGATACAGGAAGAACTACATCGTATGAAAAACGTATCGTTGGTAAAATGAATGAGGCT encodes:
- a CDS encoding M56 family metallopeptidase encodes the protein MKEFIIYIGQSAICIGIFFIIYRMFLRSSTFFRFNRIFLLSGLLASFILPTIRFSYDVVLPVSVSSLSDPSIPLVEETAEINIWFLLSVVYITGIIIQLLRNLTSYRKIIRLIKSGIQTKTDYYKVVDSPLIKSPFTVLNCIAINTMNMSEIEKDVILKHEITHISQKHWIDLLCSECALLLQWFNPLMWLYVSSQKENHEFLADKAVIDAGISPAIYQAALINQRFQGPVFSFSNSFTYPNQLNRLFMIKKEKTSPWRRAAVLALIPSFGLFFWASATPRFIFKSTGENSDNVSSVFARDSVKVIGFAADHINNNSDANKALYIIDGKESSVSGMKGLDSKNIESVSVLKDKSAIAAYGSKGENGVIVITTKKGASVSVPIMINISDPVASDQGQSGTNTISVNEDKNGLSVISSDNDEGFKMTNIKAGKPIVFINGKEATGEILQALSPDKIERIEVLKGDKAIESYGERAKDGVILVTLKKN
- a CDS encoding tetratricopeptide repeat protein — protein: MGNNGLNKILGFLGLDKSENSQSYEQENYSSLYSEKLRDALSQPPGAEKAGALRELIGEIENENLSLEEESPAQKVDKYSSAGVAYSELQEYEKAIQYHNKAIEIANSIPALYYNRANTYNKLGEYQKAIIDYKKAITLDPDNADYHCNLGYTYDDLGMYEEAVDNYNKAIEINPYNTINLSCRAAAYVNIKEFEKAINDYNQAIELDPFDPQLFFNRGLALANSGQINDAIKDFEECLAIDPQNHFGQKGLAVLALEKLRPI